In Deferribacter desulfuricans SSM1, the following are encoded in one genomic region:
- a CDS encoding sulfatase-like hydrolase/transferase has protein sequence MKEKYIFIVKSTFLNFLFISLLFSFYFLSSLKNASTILAKFYLIGSYLSSSFTFSLIPFLLTSIFALFFNKKITKALFFIFSFIVVTFIFVDFAIYRIYGFHFNGMVVAMITTPGFFDSVSLGAPTLISVIFILVAFLVVELLIIKKSGKLNISSKKILLIFLLLIIITASERLTFAISDLYNKRDITRLSKVYPLYQPLTIRGFAKRVLHFNVNREFNFKVKKSTLKYPQTEIVAPDVDKTTLPNILVIAIDSYRFDMLNPRNSPNIYNFSKNSLVFQNHYSGGNSTRFGIFSLFYGLYGYWWHDFLANRQSPVLISTLKKMGYKFKILSATSLTFPEFRKTVFLDIPESIEDDFGKRFDRVQRESALVESFKKFRELHNDNSPYFSFIFFDAPHARAFPKKYNIFKTKSGETNYLIIGKRNITKVKNAYMNAVYYDDALVKEILDYLKEKGDLKNTIIVITGDHGEEFYENGHFGHNNSFTEYQVRVPFVFYIPWMKHKDMNYITTHYDFVPTIFDLLGIKADKKGYTFGNNMLKPIDRDYIISCNWSWCAIIDKEGYRLLFSYETHKSFDISLYNKEYKEVKDKKIFNEKKKFIFHLINQFNQFY, from the coding sequence ATGAAAGAAAAATATATTTTTATAGTTAAATCTACTTTTTTAAATTTTTTATTTATTTCACTTCTGTTCTCATTTTATTTCTTGTCATCTCTAAAAAATGCTTCTACAATTTTAGCTAAGTTTTATTTGATAGGCTCTTATCTATCAAGTAGTTTTACATTTTCTTTAATACCTTTTTTATTAACATCTATTTTTGCTCTTTTTTTCAATAAAAAAATAACTAAAGCTTTATTTTTTATATTTAGTTTTATCGTTGTAACATTTATTTTTGTTGATTTTGCTATTTATAGAATCTATGGGTTTCATTTTAATGGCATGGTTGTAGCAATGATTACAACTCCTGGTTTTTTTGACTCTGTATCTTTGGGTGCTCCTACTTTAATTTCTGTCATTTTTATTCTTGTAGCATTTTTAGTTGTTGAATTATTAATTATAAAAAAGTCAGGGAAACTAAACATCAGTAGTAAAAAAATACTATTAATTTTTTTGCTGTTAATAATAATTACTGCTTCAGAGAGACTTACTTTTGCAATAAGTGATCTTTACAATAAAAGGGATATTACTAGACTATCAAAAGTTTATCCTTTGTATCAGCCGTTAACAATTAGGGGTTTTGCAAAAAGGGTTCTACATTTTAATGTTAATAGAGAATTTAACTTTAAAGTAAAAAAGTCAACACTAAAGTATCCTCAAACAGAAATTGTGGCTCCTGATGTGGATAAAACCACTTTGCCCAATATTTTAGTTATAGCTATCGATAGTTATCGTTTTGATATGCTAAACCCAAGAAATTCTCCAAATATTTACAATTTTTCAAAGAATTCTTTAGTGTTTCAAAATCATTATTCTGGTGGGAACTCAACAAGGTTTGGTATCTTCTCACTTTTTTACGGATTATATGGTTATTGGTGGCACGACTTTTTAGCGAATAGACAGTCACCAGTATTAATATCAACATTAAAAAAAATGGGGTATAAATTTAAAATATTATCTGCTACTTCCTTAACATTTCCTGAATTTAGAAAAACTGTTTTTCTTGATATCCCGGAATCCATTGAGGACGATTTTGGTAAAAGGTTTGATAGAGTTCAACGGGAATCAGCACTTGTAGAAAGTTTTAAAAAATTTAGAGAATTACATAACGATAATTCCCCTTATTTTTCTTTTATTTTCTTTGATGCTCCACATGCAAGAGCTTTCCCTAAAAAATATAATATTTTCAAAACAAAAAGCGGAGAAACAAACTATTTGATTATAGGAAAAAGGAATATAACGAAGGTAAAAAATGCATATATGAATGCAGTATATTATGATGATGCTTTGGTAAAAGAAATTTTGGATTACTTAAAAGAAAAAGGTGATTTAAAAAATACAATTATTGTAATAACTGGTGATCATGGTGAAGAATTTTATGAAAATGGGCATTTTGGCCATAACAACAGCTTTACAGAATATCAAGTGAGAGTCCCTTTTGTTTTTTATATCCCTTGGATGAAACATAAAGATATGAATTATATTACAACTCATTACGATTTTGTCCCTACAATATTTGATTTACTAGGGATAAAAGCTGATAAAAAAGGTTACACTTTTGGAAATAATATGTTAAAACCTATTGATAGAGATTATATAATTAGTTGTAATTGGAGTTGGTGTGCTATTATTGATAAAGAAGGGTATCGATTACTGTTTTCTTATGAAACACATAAGTCATTTGATATTTCACTTTATAATAAAGAATATAAAGAGGTAAAAGATAAAAAAATCTTCAATGAAAAGAAAAAATTTATTTTTCATCTAATAAATCAATTTAATCAGTTTTATTAA
- a CDS encoding glycosyltransferase family 9 protein, producing MKVLFVRFSSLGDIILTTGIIDLLKKQYPEIEIDFLTYEQFKDILIFKKRINNILTIKRKNGLMPYLTFIQENINNYDYIFDLHANLKTFFLKIFTQSTISKYKKGSFKRRLFVKFRLFKNQLNKHVVERYFDAVNKVFELKINSIEDLRPTLLTGIKKENYIVIHPFASKKTKEWPYFSYLIENLSKYHKVVIVGSGHLEITENSNIINLTNQTSLQELTNVIAKAKLLITTDSGPMHIGIACNTPTLAIFGSTTKEFGFYPIFENCYIVENNDIKCRPCHVHGLNKCPKKHFDCMKSITPEILLEKIKQLT from the coding sequence ATGAAAGTTTTGTTTGTTAGATTTTCATCACTTGGAGATATAATTTTAACTACAGGAATAATAGATTTATTAAAAAAGCAATATCCAGAAATAGAAATAGATTTTTTAACCTATGAGCAATTTAAAGATATCCTAATTTTCAAAAAAAGAATTAATAACATATTAACAATAAAAAGAAAAAATGGATTAATGCCTTACCTTACCTTTATCCAAGAAAATATCAATAATTATGACTATATTTTCGATTTACATGCAAATTTAAAAACTTTCTTTTTGAAAATTTTTACTCAGAGCACAATTTCAAAATACAAAAAGGGCAGTTTTAAAAGAAGATTGTTTGTTAAATTTAGATTATTTAAAAACCAATTAAATAAACATGTGGTAGAAAGATATTTTGATGCCGTAAATAAGGTTTTTGAATTAAAAATTAACTCCATCGAAGATTTAAGACCCACACTTTTAACTGGGATAAAAAAGGAAAACTATATAGTAATACACCCTTTTGCAAGCAAAAAAACAAAAGAGTGGCCATATTTTAGTTATTTAATTGAAAATTTGAGCAAATACCATAAGGTTGTAATAGTAGGAAGCGGACATTTAGAAATTACAGAAAACAGTAATATAATAAACTTAACTAATCAAACATCACTACAAGAGCTTACAAATGTCATAGCAAAAGCAAAACTGCTAATCACTACAGATTCAGGCCCGATGCATATCGGAATAGCTTGTAATACCCCTACCCTAGCAATTTTTGGCTCTACAACCAAAGAGTTTGGCTTTTACCCCATTTTTGAAAATTGCTATATAGTTGAAAATAACGATATAAAATGCAGACCTTGTCATGTACATGGTCTAAATAAATGCCCCAAAAAACATTTTGACTGTATGAAATCTATTACACCAGAAATTCTTTTAGAAAAAATAAAACAATTGACATAA